From Frateuria aurantia DSM 6220, one genomic window encodes:
- a CDS encoding APC family permease, translating to MSQPATDETYVRRLGMRDAAMIVVGGIIGGGIFLNPGIAAQRTASGLSLLLMWAAAGLLTLVGALCYAELGARRPQAGGSYVYLREAFGPMAGFLFGWTMLLVIYSGSTAAVATVFASYASAVFGLAPGMIRPLAAAALVFVAAINLFGLRLGAQIQNLFTLLKLAAIAILIVAGLYLASRHHQPLLAVDPARADVGFMGAALPVLFAYSGFTYLNNLAGEVHQPQRTLPRAMLIGMLIVVAVYTLVNTAYLAALGHAGLAASHTPAADVMARLFGPAGSQLIAIGIAISTLGFCNITLVAGARVLQVMGRDGLFFTSIGQLDPRHRTPNRALLLLTGWSIVLAVSGSYGQLLDYATFGDWLACALGIATLFWYRRHDRQQPLSFRVPAYPWLPLLFIVCIAGVVAETLYSRPRDSGIGVLIILAGIPAYLGWQAWTRRRPGR from the coding sequence ATGTCTCAACCCGCAACGGACGAAACCTACGTCCGCCGTCTCGGCATGCGTGATGCCGCCATGATCGTGGTCGGCGGCATCATCGGCGGCGGGATTTTTCTCAATCCCGGCATCGCGGCACAGCGGACCGCCTCAGGCTTGAGCCTGCTGCTGATGTGGGCCGCCGCCGGCCTGCTGACCTTGGTCGGCGCGCTCTGCTACGCCGAGCTGGGCGCCCGCCGGCCCCAGGCGGGCGGCAGCTATGTCTATCTGCGCGAGGCCTTCGGGCCGATGGCCGGCTTTCTGTTCGGCTGGACCATGCTGCTGGTGATCTATTCCGGCTCCACCGCCGCCGTCGCCACGGTGTTTGCCAGCTATGCCTCGGCCGTGTTCGGCCTGGCCCCCGGCATGATCCGCCCGCTGGCCGCCGCGGCCCTGGTCTTCGTGGCGGCGATCAACCTGTTCGGCTTGCGACTGGGCGCACAGATCCAGAACCTGTTCACCCTGCTGAAACTGGCCGCCATCGCCATCCTGATCGTTGCCGGCCTGTATCTGGCCAGTCGCCATCATCAGCCTTTGCTGGCCGTGGATCCCGCCCGCGCCGACGTCGGCTTCATGGGCGCGGCCCTGCCGGTGCTGTTTGCCTACAGCGGCTTTACCTATCTCAACAATCTGGCGGGCGAGGTCCACCAGCCGCAGCGCACCCTGCCCCGGGCGATGCTGATCGGCATGCTGATCGTGGTCGCCGTCTATACCCTGGTCAACACCGCTTATCTGGCGGCACTCGGCCATGCCGGGCTGGCGGCCAGTCATACCCCGGCCGCCGACGTGATGGCGCGGCTGTTCGGACCCGCCGGCAGTCAGCTGATCGCGATCGGGATCGCCATTTCCACCCTGGGTTTCTGCAATATCACCCTGGTCGCCGGTGCACGGGTACTGCAGGTGATGGGCCGGGACGGCTTGTTCTTCACCAGCATCGGGCAGCTGGACCCGCGCCATCGCACCCCCAATCGCGCCCTGCTGCTGCTGACCGGCTGGTCCATTGTGCTGGCCGTCAGCGGCAGCTACGGCCAGCTGCTGGACTACGCGACCTTCGGCGACTGGCTGGCCTGCGCACTGGGGATTGCCACCTTGTTCTGGTATCGCCGGCATGATCGCCAGCAGCCGCTCAGCTTCCGCGTCCCGGCCTACCCCTGGCTGCCGCTGCTGTTCATTGTCTGCATTGCCGGAGTGGTGGCCGAAACCCTGTACAGCCGCCCACGGGACAGCGGCATCGGGGTGCTGATCATCCTGGCCGGCATCCCGGCCTATCTGGGCTGGCAGGCATGGACCCGCCGGCGGCCGGGCCGCTGA
- a CDS encoding glycosyltransferase family 9 protein produces the protein MSDLPARPETFAVARGPGLLRHLAGLPPHQPLRTPLPKRGIHSILICHLNQSLGNALLLSPLLTELEHRYPGARVSIVTRSPVAHDLYAGFHQVETIQALPSQWLGELPRYLRSLRQLRRESYDLVIDPDAQSGTSRRMIQLFRARYALGYDGPRKAGHLTHAVTVPADLESKGQLGVYLLRTAMGLAMEDTGPPPALRLSPAETALGRQVLDGLLAGLAQHRPGAPVLALFANATGPKQKDGSWWRRLLEVLQPALAGWTVLELIPANGVSMVADAYPGFYSRDIRKLAAVIQASTAYLSLDCGVMHLASTTAAATFGIFTTTSAAQWGPYGPGNHVLAGYDMEPEAIARRVIESMREAGLPV, from the coding sequence GTGTCAGATCTGCCTGCCCGTCCTGAAACCTTCGCCGTCGCCCGCGGGCCGGGTCTGCTGCGACACCTGGCCGGCCTGCCGCCACATCAGCCGCTGCGGACGCCCTTGCCGAAACGCGGCATCCATTCGATCCTGATCTGCCACCTGAACCAGAGCCTGGGCAATGCCCTCCTGCTGAGCCCCTTGCTGACTGAACTGGAGCACCGATATCCCGGCGCCCGCGTCAGCATCGTCACCCGCAGCCCGGTGGCTCACGATTTGTATGCCGGCTTCCATCAGGTCGAAACCATCCAGGCCTTGCCTTCGCAATGGCTGGGCGAACTGCCCCGCTACCTGCGCAGCCTGCGCCAGCTGCGGCGCGAGTCGTATGATCTGGTCATCGATCCCGATGCGCAGTCCGGTACCAGCCGGCGCATGATCCAGCTGTTCCGGGCACGCTATGCCCTGGGCTATGACGGCCCGAGGAAGGCCGGGCATCTGACTCATGCCGTGACCGTGCCTGCGGACCTGGAAAGCAAGGGCCAGCTGGGCGTCTATCTGTTACGCACCGCGATGGGCCTGGCCATGGAGGACACCGGTCCACCGCCGGCACTGCGCCTGTCGCCCGCTGAAACCGCGCTGGGCCGGCAGGTGCTGGATGGGCTGCTGGCCGGACTGGCGCAGCACCGGCCAGGCGCCCCGGTGCTGGCCTTGTTCGCCAATGCCACCGGGCCCAAGCAGAAAGACGGCAGCTGGTGGCGGCGATTGCTCGAGGTGCTGCAGCCGGCCCTGGCCGGCTGGACGGTGCTCGAGCTGATTCCCGCCAATGGCGTCTCGATGGTCGCCGATGCCTATCCGGGCTTCTATTCCCGGGATATCCGCAAGCTCGCCGCCGTGATACAGGCCAGTACCGCCTATCTCAGTCTGGACTGCGGCGTGATGCATCTGGCCAGCACCACCGCCGCCGCCACCTTCGGCATCTTCACCACCACCAGTGCCGCCCAATGGGGGCCCTACGGACCCGGCAACCACGTGCTTGCCGGCTACGACATGGAACCGGAAGCGATTGCCCGGCGGGTGATCGAAAGCATGCGCGAAGCCGGCCTGCCAGTCTGA
- the minE gene encoding cell division topological specificity factor MinE: MGILDFLKRRSEPTATVAKERLRIIVAQERSTRGGPDYLPLLRNELLEVIKKYVNVDLEAINIALEHDSGHEVLELSVALPEEKPAAKA, translated from the coding sequence ATGGGTATTCTGGATTTCCTCAAGCGCCGTTCCGAACCGACGGCTACCGTCGCCAAAGAGCGACTGCGCATCATCGTGGCCCAGGAGCGTTCCACCCGCGGTGGGCCCGACTACCTGCCGCTGCTGCGCAACGAGCTGCTGGAAGTGATCAAGAAATACGTGAATGTCGACCTCGAGGCCATCAATATCGCCCTGGAGCACGACAGCGGGCATGAGGTGCTGGAGCTTTCGGTCGCCCTGCCCGAAGAAAAGCCTGCTGCCAAAGCCTGA
- the minD gene encoding septum site-determining protein MinD, with the protein MSAEIIVVTSGKGGVGKTTTSASLATGLAATGKKVAVIDFDVGLRNLDLIMGCERRVVYDFVNVVHGEASIRQALIKDKRDENLYVLAASQTRDKDALTLEGVEKVLDALNQDGFDYVVCDSPAGIEKGAHLAMYFADKAVVVVNPEVSSVRDSDRILGLLASKTRRAERGEAPIKQFLLLTRYNPARVAAGEMLSVKDVEDILGIEVVGVIPESENVLAASNSGVPVILDSQSHAGQAYADTVARILGESRPLRFTEVQKKGFFQRVFGG; encoded by the coding sequence TTGAGCGCTGAAATTATTGTTGTCACCTCGGGCAAGGGTGGCGTCGGCAAAACCACCACCAGTGCGTCACTGGCCACCGGACTGGCCGCCACCGGCAAGAAAGTGGCCGTCATCGACTTCGACGTCGGCCTGCGCAACCTCGACCTGATCATGGGCTGCGAGCGCCGGGTGGTGTACGACTTCGTCAATGTCGTCCATGGCGAAGCCAGCATCCGCCAGGCACTGATCAAGGACAAGCGGGACGAAAACCTGTACGTGCTGGCAGCCAGCCAGACCCGTGACAAGGACGCGCTGACGCTGGAAGGTGTGGAGAAGGTGCTGGATGCGCTGAACCAGGACGGTTTCGACTACGTGGTCTGCGATTCTCCCGCCGGCATCGAAAAAGGCGCGCATCTGGCGATGTATTTCGCCGACAAGGCCGTGGTGGTGGTCAATCCGGAAGTGTCTTCGGTACGCGACTCGGACCGTATCCTGGGCCTGCTCGCCAGCAAGACCCGCCGCGCCGAACGCGGCGAGGCGCCGATCAAGCAGTTTCTGCTGCTGACCCGCTACAACCCGGCCCGCGTCGCGGCCGGCGAGATGCTGAGCGTCAAGGACGTCGAGGACATCCTCGGGATCGAGGTCGTCGGCGTGATTCCCGAATCGGAAAACGTGCTGGCCGCCTCCAACTCGGGTGTTCCCGTGATTCTGGACAGCCAGTCCCATGCCGGTCAGGCCTATGCCGATACCGTCGCTCGCATCCTTGGCGAGTCACGCCCGCTGCGTTTCACCGAGGTTCAAAAGAAGGGCTTCTTCCAGCGCGTTTTCGGAGGTTGA
- the minC gene encoding septum site-determining protein MinC — protein MNARNEVGDACDLRFGQVGLASVRIRRPDAASLCEELERRVRSSPKLFSRTAVVMDLSELHPIPDDGVVDALLEAVRSAGMLPVALAYGTSETEALAERMGLPVIAKFRAAYEPAATEAPPPPPRRAVEPLPAAPVQAQPPATGGPGAQYHEGAVRSGQQIYARERDLVVTGAIANGAEVIADGHIHIYGSLRGRAMAGAQGQTEARIFISDFRAELVAIAGQYRVFEQIPPELEGKSVQCWLEGEKLLIERL, from the coding sequence ATGAACGCACGCAACGAAGTCGGTGACGCCTGCGATCTGCGCTTCGGTCAGGTCGGTCTGGCCAGCGTCCGGATCCGCCGACCGGATGCCGCCAGCCTGTGCGAGGAGCTGGAGCGACGGGTCCGCAGTTCGCCCAAGCTGTTCAGTCGCACCGCGGTGGTGATGGATCTCAGCGAACTCCATCCCATTCCCGATGACGGCGTGGTCGATGCCTTGCTGGAAGCGGTCCGCAGTGCCGGCATGCTGCCGGTGGCGCTGGCCTACGGTACTTCGGAAACCGAGGCTCTGGCCGAGCGGATGGGTTTGCCGGTGATCGCCAAATTCCGCGCGGCCTATGAGCCGGCCGCGACCGAGGCGCCTCCCCCGCCACCGCGGCGTGCAGTCGAACCGCTCCCGGCCGCGCCGGTTCAGGCACAGCCACCTGCGACCGGGGGTCCCGGTGCCCAGTACCACGAAGGTGCCGTCCGTTCAGGCCAGCAGATCTATGCTCGGGAACGTGATCTGGTCGTGACCGGTGCCATTGCCAATGGTGCCGAAGTCATTGCCGATGGTCACATCCATATCTATGGCAGCCTGCGCGGACGAGCCATGGCAGGGGCCCAGGGCCAGACCGAGGCACGGATATTCATCTCCGATTTCCGGGCCGAGCTGGTCGCCATTGCCGGCCAGTACCGGGTTTTCGAACAGATCCCGCCGGAACTGGAAGGCAAGTCCGTGCAATGCTGGCTCGAAGGTGAAAAACTGCTGATCGAAAGGCTTTGA
- a CDS encoding GNAT family N-acetyltransferase, giving the protein MALAIRDVREHDLDAVLALNNAAGRSILELDAEQLRYFHQQADYFRVAEIDGEIAGFLIALRSGGDYPSPNYRWFAEHYPDFVYIDRIVIANAFRRHGLGRIFYCDVTSFAEVREPLLACEVFLEPRDDVVVLFHGTYGFQEVGQQRMGDSGPLVSLLVKDLPSYQYVRDTWLSRGGLPAEAWLAEREPRAQGVQA; this is encoded by the coding sequence ATGGCCTTAGCCATCCGCGATGTGCGCGAGCACGACCTGGATGCCGTCCTGGCGCTCAACAACGCTGCCGGTCGCAGTATCCTGGAACTGGACGCCGAACAACTGCGCTATTTTCACCAGCAGGCGGATTATTTCCGGGTCGCCGAAATCGATGGCGAAATCGCCGGTTTCCTGATCGCCCTGCGGAGCGGCGGTGATTACCCCAGCCCCAATTACCGGTGGTTCGCCGAGCATTATCCGGATTTCGTCTACATCGACCGGATCGTGATCGCCAACGCCTTCCGTCGGCATGGTCTGGGCCGTATTTTCTATTGCGACGTGACCAGCTTCGCCGAGGTTCGCGAGCCCTTGCTGGCCTGCGAGGTGTTTCTGGAACCGCGCGACGACGTGGTAGTGCTGTTCCATGGCACCTACGGCTTCCAGGAAGTCGGGCAGCAGCGCATGGGTGACAGCGGCCCGCTGGTCAGCCTGCTGGTGAAGGATCTCCCCAGTTATCAATATGTGCGTGACACCTGGCTGAGCCGGGGCGGACTGCCGGCGGAAGCCTGGCTGGCCGAGCGCGAACCGCGCGCCCAAGGAGTCCAGGCATGA
- a CDS encoding sensor histidine kinase: MLWQPLNHIRLLRYTGVFTLLCAGAPLLTELWLASHAPPPPTALQTRTALEREQTGPCASPPTGVHPAGAVCGVADTAGAADGGPVAASAVGNLMRPELSGWALSYLVFGVAYLWLTRRLGTGRVMVRVGGLLLMTFAALGVGWFSRSGLSALLLVVIAMVLPWLLEWRVALAWMLGQHLLLGLVFVEELGLDVLPALLQVFTYLGISTLAFITSAIASQQAREREVQRQLNSELRATRALLAESSRLAERMRIARELHDLIGHHLTALTLNLEVARHLTEAKAREHVGVAQSTAKLLLADVREAVSELRQDDAIDLTQALASLVDAVPGLHIHMEVPARFAVEDPLRAQALLRCVQEIVTNTARHAHARNLWLSFSYVDEHLIGLAARDDGRGTDVLMPGNGLLGMRERLAGFGGTVRIDSAVPRGFALSIELPLNQRQTPLAHAPDLSGQAALVWPSSAEIYGRRDSREGLDG; encoded by the coding sequence ATGCTCTGGCAACCGCTCAATCATATCCGCCTGCTGCGCTACACCGGGGTATTCACCTTGCTGTGTGCCGGCGCGCCCTTGCTGACCGAACTTTGGCTGGCCTCGCACGCGCCGCCGCCACCGACAGCGTTGCAGACGCGCACGGCACTGGAGCGTGAACAGACCGGGCCTTGCGCCTCGCCGCCGACGGGCGTGCATCCGGCCGGTGCGGTCTGCGGAGTGGCCGATACGGCCGGTGCAGCCGATGGCGGACCCGTTGCAGCGTCAGCTGTCGGCAATCTGATGCGCCCGGAGTTGTCGGGCTGGGCTCTCAGCTATCTGGTCTTCGGTGTGGCCTATCTTTGGCTGACCCGGCGCCTCGGGACAGGGCGAGTGATGGTTCGTGTCGGCGGTCTGCTGCTGATGACATTCGCGGCCCTGGGGGTGGGCTGGTTCAGTCGCAGCGGATTGTCGGCCTTGCTGCTGGTGGTGATCGCGATGGTGCTGCCCTGGCTGCTTGAATGGCGAGTTGCGCTGGCCTGGATGCTGGGACAGCATCTGCTGCTGGGACTGGTGTTCGTGGAGGAGCTGGGGCTGGACGTGCTGCCGGCCTTGCTGCAGGTTTTCACTTATCTGGGTATCTCGACCCTGGCCTTCATCACCTCGGCCATCGCCAGCCAGCAGGCCCGCGAGCGTGAAGTACAGCGCCAGCTCAATTCGGAACTGCGGGCAACCCGGGCCTTGCTGGCCGAGTCCAGCCGACTGGCCGAGCGGATGCGCATCGCTCGCGAACTGCATGACCTGATCGGACATCACCTGACTGCTTTGACCCTGAATCTTGAGGTGGCCAGGCATCTGACCGAAGCCAAGGCCCGCGAGCATGTCGGGGTGGCCCAGAGCACGGCCAAGCTGCTGCTGGCCGATGTTCGCGAAGCGGTCAGTGAATTGCGGCAGGATGATGCGATCGACCTGACTCAGGCGCTGGCCAGTCTGGTCGATGCGGTGCCCGGCCTGCATATTCATATGGAGGTGCCGGCCCGGTTTGCGGTCGAAGACCCCTTGCGCGCCCAGGCCTTGTTGCGTTGCGTGCAGGAAATCGTCACCAATACCGCCCGTCACGCCCATGCGCGCAATCTGTGGTTGAGTTTCAGTTATGTCGATGAGCATCTGATCGGTCTGGCCGCACGTGATGACGGTCGCGGTACGGATGTGCTGATGCCGGGCAACGGGCTGTTGGGCATGCGCGAGCGGCTGGCAGGTTTCGGTGGTACCGTGAGAATCGACTCGGCCGTGCCCAGAGGTTTTGCCTTGTCGATCGAGCTGCCCTTGAACCAGCGCCAGACGCCATTGGCGCATGCACCTGATCTCAGCGGTCAGGCGGCCTTGGTCTGGCCATCATCCGCGGAGATTTACGGCAGGCGGGATTCCCGGGAGGGTTTGGATGGATAG
- a CDS encoding response regulator, with amino-acid sequence MTISVCLVDDQNLVRQGIRSLLELTDDMAVVAECVDGIDALAQIPRLRPDVVLLDLRMPNMSGIEVLQALAARGDLPPTIILTTFDDDQLVLQGLKAGAKGYLLKDVSLQQLVDAVRVVAEGGSLVAPMVTQRLRAGVDRMQNQFSSLEQPDPLTERETEILRLLSGGYSNKEIANSLKVAEGTVKNHVSNILSKLGVRDRTRAVLKALELGIV; translated from the coding sequence GTGACGATTTCGGTATGTCTGGTCGATGACCAGAATCTGGTAAGGCAGGGCATCCGCTCCCTGCTCGAATTGACGGATGATATGGCTGTGGTGGCCGAGTGTGTCGATGGCATCGATGCGCTGGCGCAGATTCCGCGCCTGCGTCCGGATGTGGTGCTGCTGGATCTGCGCATGCCCAATATGAGCGGCATCGAGGTCCTGCAGGCCTTGGCGGCCCGTGGCGATTTGCCGCCGACCATCATTCTGACCACCTTCGACGATGATCAGCTGGTCTTGCAGGGACTGAAAGCCGGTGCCAAGGGCTATCTGCTGAAGGACGTTTCGCTGCAGCAGCTGGTGGATGCGGTACGGGTCGTGGCCGAGGGTGGTTCACTGGTGGCGCCGATGGTCACCCAGCGGCTGCGTGCCGGGGTGGATCGGATGCAGAACCAGTTTTCCAGTCTGGAACAACCCGATCCCTTGACCGAGCGCGAGACCGAGATCCTGCGTCTGCTGTCTGGTGGCTACAGCAACAAGGAAATCGCCAATTCCTTGAAAGTGGCCGAGGGCACGGTGAAAAACCATGTCTCCAATATCCTTTCCAAACTGGGGGTGCGCGATCGCACCCGGGCCGTGCTAAAGGCCCTGGAATTGGGTATTGTG